The proteins below are encoded in one region of Knoellia sp. S7-12:
- a CDS encoding ParB/RepB/Spo0J family partition protein has product MSDKRRALGRGLGALIPPGAGGTGANRPTDVFFKERPSEPAAGSVDTAERPTSDHAGPSAQDPGTSPDAVSPTALSQVNGLSDADKASTNGSSQSPSEGPELVAVPGAQFADLPLDSIRANPRQPRTVFDEDDLAELVHSIREIGVLQPIVVRPVPADATDVPEGVEFELIMGERRWRASREAGNDTVPAIIKATEDDDLLRDALLENLHRSNLNALEEAAAYQQLLDDFACTQEELASRIGRSRPQISNTLRLLKLPPVVARRVAAGVLSAGHARALLGVPDHAAMERLAQRIVAEGLSVRSVEEIVSLGVDDEKPAKRRPRAGGRHPQLDDLAANLSDRLETRVGIALGKSKGRVTIEFASVEDLNRILDAMHLRGQA; this is encoded by the coding sequence ATGAGCGACAAGCGACGTGCCCTGGGCCGCGGACTCGGTGCCCTCATCCCTCCCGGCGCTGGCGGCACAGGGGCCAATCGCCCGACTGACGTCTTCTTCAAGGAGCGTCCGTCAGAACCGGCGGCAGGGTCAGTCGACACCGCTGAGCGACCGACCTCTGACCATGCAGGACCGTCGGCGCAGGACCCGGGCACCAGCCCAGACGCGGTGTCGCCCACTGCGTTGTCGCAGGTCAACGGCCTGAGTGACGCTGACAAGGCATCGACCAACGGCTCCTCGCAGTCACCCTCAGAAGGTCCCGAACTGGTCGCCGTCCCGGGTGCGCAGTTCGCCGATCTCCCACTCGACTCGATCCGCGCGAACCCGCGCCAGCCCCGCACCGTGTTCGACGAGGACGACCTTGCCGAGCTCGTCCACAGCATCCGCGAGATCGGTGTCCTCCAGCCGATCGTCGTGCGCCCCGTCCCTGCGGATGCCACAGACGTCCCGGAGGGTGTTGAGTTCGAGCTCATCATGGGTGAGCGGCGCTGGCGCGCCAGTCGTGAGGCCGGCAACGACACCGTCCCGGCCATCATCAAGGCCACCGAGGACGACGACCTCCTGCGGGACGCCCTCCTCGAGAACCTCCACCGCAGCAACCTCAACGCCCTCGAAGAGGCGGCCGCCTACCAGCAGCTCCTCGATGACTTCGCCTGCACCCAGGAGGAGCTCGCCTCCCGAATCGGCCGCTCGCGCCCCCAGATCAGCAACACCCTGCGCCTGCTGAAGCTGCCCCCGGTCGTCGCTCGCCGCGTTGCCGCAGGAGTTCTCTCAGCCGGACACGCTCGCGCCCTTCTTGGCGTCCCGGACCACGCGGCCATGGAGCGGCTCGCCCAGCGCATCGTCGCCGAGGGCCTCTCGGTCCGCTCGGTCGAGGAGATCGTCTCCCTCGGCGTCGACGACGAGAAGCCGGCCAAACGCCGTCCCCGCGCCGGTGGCCGTCACCCGCAGCTCGACGACCTCGCCGCCAATCTCTCGGACCGCCTCGAGACCCGTGTCGGCATCGCTCTGGGCAAATCCAAGGGCAGGGTCACCATCGAGTTCGCCTCGGTCGAGGACCTCAACCGCATTCTCGACGCCATGCACCTGAGAGGCCAAGCCTGA
- a CDS encoding ParA family protein, which produces MGDSESAAAVVEDDDVSRETDLTESEKAADALAKVSHEANGDVADIPEAGADTPLAQAVAADTRKRMTLVGRELPRPAHTRVLTVANQKGGVGKTTTTVNVAAALAQAGASVLVIDLDPQGNASTALGIDHHAEVPSIYDVLVDGDPLSKVVQACPDVPGLLCAPATIDLAGAEIELVSLVARETRLQKAVAKYVAELGERGETVDYVFIDCPPSLGLLTVNAFVAGSEVFIPIQCEYYALEGLSQLLKNIELIRDHLNPNLHVSTILLTMFDGRTRLSAQVADEVRSHFPDQTLKASVPRSVRISEAPSHGQTVMTYDPNSSGALSYLEAASEMAAQNAAENSEDRS; this is translated from the coding sequence GTGGGGGACAGTGAATCCGCAGCAGCTGTGGTCGAGGATGATGACGTTTCACGTGAAACGGACCTGACAGAGTCGGAGAAAGCGGCCGACGCGCTGGCCAAGGTGTCGCACGAGGCGAACGGCGACGTGGCGGACATCCCCGAGGCCGGTGCGGACACTCCGTTGGCCCAGGCGGTCGCGGCGGACACCCGGAAGCGAATGACCCTCGTGGGTCGTGAACTTCCACGTCCCGCCCACACTCGCGTGCTCACGGTGGCGAACCAGAAGGGTGGCGTCGGCAAGACGACGACCACGGTCAATGTCGCCGCTGCTCTGGCGCAGGCCGGTGCGAGCGTGCTCGTCATCGACCTGGACCCGCAGGGCAACGCGAGCACGGCCCTGGGGATTGACCACCACGCAGAGGTCCCGAGCATCTACGACGTCCTCGTCGATGGGGATCCGCTGAGCAAGGTGGTGCAGGCCTGCCCTGACGTCCCTGGTCTCTTGTGTGCACCGGCGACGATCGACCTTGCCGGCGCCGAGATCGAGCTGGTCTCACTGGTGGCCCGTGAGACGCGCCTGCAGAAGGCTGTCGCGAAGTACGTCGCCGAGCTGGGTGAGCGTGGGGAGACGGTGGACTACGTCTTCATCGACTGCCCGCCGAGCCTTGGCCTCCTCACCGTGAACGCCTTTGTCGCCGGCAGCGAGGTGTTCATCCCGATCCAGTGTGAGTACTACGCCCTCGAAGGCCTGTCACAGCTGCTCAAGAACATCGAGCTGATCCGGGATCACCTCAACCCGAACCTCCACGTGTCGACCATCCTGCTCACCATGTTTGACGGTCGCACCCGACTCTCGGCCCAGGTCGCTGACGAGGTGCGCAGCCACTTCCCTGACCAGACCCTCAAGGCGTCCGTGCCCCGATCGGTGCGCATCTCCGAGGCGCCCAGCCACGGCCAGACCGTCATGACGTACGACCCCAACAGCAGCGGCGCCCTCTCGTACCTCGAGGCCGCCTCCGAGATGGCAGCGCAGAACGCCGCCGAGAACAGTGAGGATCGCTCATGA
- the rsmG gene encoding 16S rRNA (guanine(527)-N(7))-methyltransferase RsmG: MPPAAPSGAAAVFGDRLLTATRFVEILADTGVSHGLIGPREVPRLWERHVLNCAVIEDAFPKGAKLIDVGSGAGLPGIALAISRPDLEIHLVEPMQRRTDWLTATVTDLGLGNVTVHRGRAEEFIGVLSAPWVTARAVARIAKLARWCVPLLDGRGTVVAMKGRSAQEELDADRRELNKLGLVADAVTSHGSTVLDEPTLTLDLTFQPKTRVAKGKKKR, encoded by the coding sequence CTGCCGCCAGCCGCACCTTCGGGTGCGGCTGCGGTCTTTGGGGACCGGCTGCTGACCGCCACCCGGTTCGTCGAGATCCTTGCCGACACCGGAGTGAGTCACGGACTCATCGGACCTCGTGAGGTTCCGCGTCTGTGGGAGCGCCACGTCCTCAACTGCGCCGTCATCGAGGACGCCTTCCCCAAGGGGGCCAAACTGATTGACGTGGGCTCTGGTGCCGGGCTCCCCGGCATCGCCCTGGCCATCTCCCGCCCCGACCTCGAGATCCACCTCGTCGAACCGATGCAGCGCCGGACGGACTGGCTGACCGCTACCGTCACCGACCTCGGACTTGGCAACGTCACCGTCCACCGCGGTCGCGCCGAGGAGTTCATCGGCGTCCTGTCCGCACCGTGGGTCACGGCCCGGGCCGTGGCCCGCATCGCGAAGCTCGCCCGCTGGTGCGTCCCCCTCCTTGATGGCCGCGGCACCGTCGTTGCCATGAAGGGACGCTCAGCCCAAGAGGAGCTCGACGCCGACCGCCGCGAACTCAACAAGCTGGGCCTCGTCGCTGACGCGGTGACCTCGCATGGATCCACCGTCCTCGACGAACCCACCCTCACGCTGGACCTCACGTTTCAGCCCAAAACCCGCGTCGCCAAGGGCAAGAAGAAGCGCTGA
- a CDS encoding R3H domain-containing nucleic acid-binding protein, whose translation MSELTDQETADRNAVDAAQTDVTEAPESTDATDTTDLEVSQEAPEGDDAENNDDVEGRGAENTAGRAVTTPDAPADLEKEGEVAADFLENLLDICDLDGDIDVDIDGDRAAVAIVDSEEGRVPRRLVGDNAKVLDALQELTRLAVQAATGHRSRLMLDVAGHRAGRRAELVEVAKVAIASVKESGEQTALDPMTAFERKVVHDEVLAAGLSSESEGVEPRRHVVVLPA comes from the coding sequence ATGAGTGAACTGACTGACCAGGAGACCGCGGACCGCAACGCGGTCGACGCGGCCCAGACGGACGTCACTGAGGCGCCTGAAAGCACCGACGCCACTGACACCACCGACCTCGAGGTGTCGCAGGAAGCCCCCGAGGGGGACGACGCCGAGAACAACGACGACGTCGAAGGTCGCGGCGCTGAGAACACCGCTGGCCGCGCGGTGACGACGCCGGACGCGCCCGCCGATCTGGAGAAGGAGGGCGAGGTCGCGGCTGACTTCCTCGAGAACCTCCTCGACATCTGCGACCTCGACGGTGACATCGACGTCGACATCGACGGCGACCGGGCAGCGGTCGCGATCGTCGATTCCGAAGAGGGCCGGGTGCCCCGCCGCCTCGTCGGTGACAACGCCAAGGTCCTGGATGCACTCCAGGAGCTCACCCGCCTCGCGGTGCAGGCGGCTACTGGGCACCGCAGCCGTCTCATGCTCGACGTTGCCGGTCACCGTGCCGGTCGTCGCGCCGAGTTGGTCGAGGTCGCGAAGGTGGCCATCGCCTCCGTCAAGGAGTCCGGCGAGCAGACCGCGCTCGACCCGATGACCGCATTCGAGCGCAAGGTCGTCCACGACGAGGTTCTTGCGGCTGGCCTCTCCTCCGAGTCTGAGGGTGTCGAGCCCCGTCGTCACGTCGTGGTCCTGCCCGCGTGA
- the yidC gene encoding membrane protein insertase YidC produces MIDFFNTLIRPIELLVAWIMYGFHQAFTWIGLDPASGAAWALSIIGLVIVMRAAMIPLFVKQINASRKMQLIQPELQKIQKKYKGKNDPESRQAMTQETMGLYRKEGTNPFSSCLPILVQSPFFFGLFRVLNGLEKVATGQNEAIGPITPKVAGQAESATLFGAQLSDTFLRANNTSTYVVTVVLIILMSATTFTTQRQLMTKNMPASALDNPFAKQQKLIMYVMPVVFAVSGINFPIGVLLYWFTTNVWSMVQQFYVIRKMPAPGSAAEKALHERLAKRGKPIPGEAERKAAEEAEAAAAAERSSQRVQPKGKKRAKKKGGSAAVAKKATTTDN; encoded by the coding sequence ATGATCGACTTCTTCAACACTCTGATCCGCCCGATTGAGCTCCTCGTCGCGTGGATCATGTACGGCTTCCACCAGGCATTCACCTGGATCGGCCTGGACCCGGCGTCCGGTGCCGCGTGGGCCCTGTCGATCATCGGGCTCGTCATCGTCATGCGAGCGGCAATGATCCCGCTGTTCGTCAAGCAGATCAACGCCTCGCGCAAGATGCAGCTCATCCAGCCCGAGCTGCAGAAGATCCAGAAGAAGTACAAGGGCAAGAACGACCCTGAGTCTCGCCAGGCGATGACCCAGGAGACGATGGGGCTCTATCGCAAGGAGGGCACCAACCCGTTCTCCTCCTGTCTGCCCATCCTCGTGCAGTCGCCGTTCTTCTTCGGACTCTTCCGTGTGCTCAACGGCCTCGAGAAGGTCGCGACCGGCCAGAACGAGGCCATTGGCCCGATCACCCCGAAGGTTGCTGGTCAGGCGGAGTCCGCGACTCTCTTCGGTGCTCAACTCTCCGATACCTTCCTGCGCGCGAACAACACCTCGACCTATGTCGTCACCGTCGTTCTGATCATCCTGATGTCGGCCACGACGTTCACGACGCAGCGTCAGCTGATGACCAAGAACATGCCGGCGTCCGCGCTCGACAACCCGTTCGCGAAGCAGCAGAAGCTGATCATGTACGTCATGCCGGTCGTCTTCGCCGTGTCCGGTATCAACTTCCCGATCGGTGTCCTTCTCTACTGGTTCACCACCAACGTGTGGTCGATGGTTCAGCAGTTCTACGTCATCCGGAAGATGCCGGCGCCCGGATCCGCTGCCGAGAAGGCGCTCCACGAGCGTCTGGCCAAGCGCGGCAAGCCGATCCCCGGCGAGGCGGAGCGCAAGGCCGCTGAGGAGGCCGAGGCCGCCGCTGCGGCGGAACGGTCGAGCCAGCGAGTGCAACCCAAGGGCAAGAAGCGGGCCAAGAAGAAGGGTGGGTCCGCGGCTGTCGCCAAGAAGGCAACCACGACCGACAACTGA
- the yidD gene encoding membrane protein insertion efficiency factor YidD — translation MTLGQVAAKPLVWLVRAYQLVLSPMTPATCRYYPSCSAYAVTALGRYGLFRGTWLTLRRLGRCHPWAAGGVDHVPALPGEPDDGELIARHIPHETTT, via the coding sequence ATGACACTAGGCCAGGTCGCTGCCAAGCCACTCGTGTGGCTCGTGCGCGCCTACCAACTGGTCCTCTCGCCGATGACTCCGGCCACGTGCCGCTACTACCCCTCCTGCTCCGCGTATGCCGTGACCGCCCTCGGCCGATATGGCCTGTTCCGGGGAACCTGGCTCACGCTTCGGCGGTTGGGCAGATGTCACCCCTGGGCGGCCGGCGGGGTCGACCACGTGCCAGCACTTCCCGGAGAACCTGATGACGGCGAGTTGATCGCGCGCCACATCCCCCACGAGACCACCACCTGA